In the genome of Populus trichocarpa isolate Nisqually-1 chromosome 10, P.trichocarpa_v4.1, whole genome shotgun sequence, the window gagagcaaaatgagagaggtAAGAGAAGAGagtagagccaaagatgtgagagatgtaggagagagtgggctgccaaggcagccagcagtagctgccattgcagcactgagaagagagaaatagagtgaggttgagagttgccaaaTAAGGGGataattcctcctcctctattgttgtaaatcttgtactctccctatataatgcaatggcttctcccgtggatgtaggcggtttgccgaaccacgttaaatattgtgtcagtgtgcttagcctccaatgggcaaatatcagaacatcaccggtcggaattccctacatTTTCTGTTTTCTCCCCTCGCTGTCTCGTTCCTCCCCCCTTTTTCACTGtctttctctggcttttataggcCAAGGAAAGCCCTGCGGTGGTAACGGTCACCGGGATAGCAGCCATAAAACGTGCCCCATAATTGGAGCAATTTGCTGCAAAACGTATCCCTGTTTTACTGCTGAAACGACTTTCTTTGAAGgagacaatgaatagtgctCTTTAaggaaacggcgccgtttcaaaatttcaaaatgaatattttcGATTCGGTCCTTGGATGTTTtgacaattttgtaatcaagccccccggatgaattgtaattggatcccttgattttaccgccttttctggtttggtccttggtttcggattgtttcaattaagtccctaattggccaacaaactttaataattatgcaattaagcccctgatttgaccaaatcaactttttaaaactataattgaacctcagaactttaatttcttccaataaaaacctaaattgaaaaaaaattaatttttcttgcaatcaaaccctccataaattcaattaaaccttagataaaatttaattgagttcataaacatctgattttggactttttcttctcaaattgaattttccttgtcaacaagGCTCTCACCAGtcaaaaatataatgttaaatttcaacattttgctttttttaatattttcaaccaatttttgaccttttttcggtgttccagcatccttttctcgctactattttttttggatttcttccaaatattttttgatatttgttttttgtattttctctttttttttcatgagaacccaaaaatggataacaacagTTGTGTTGCACAACATCCGTTGAATGTATttcagttgaaaaaaaaacatgtatggcgatgaaaagattattttttttttatttatttattgagctTCCTTATAGCATGTTCTAAAAAAACAGTTGAAGGAAACAAAACGCATGcaattatttatcttatattttttaaattaaataaatgaactGTTTAGGCGTTGAATCAGATGAATGATGTATTGATTAATCCTTACTTGAGAGGATGAtaaccataatatttttaataattttgattttagtatCCCATTTCAATCTTTGGATGATAATGATTTCAGATAGCACAATATAAGCATTGTTTTGCTTAGTGGATCGACTCGGGAAATCTATGATATGAAATCTAATCTAAGTTGAGTAAAAAAGAATATAGCCATTGACATGATCAACTCCActgttaatttgtttataatagcATATTTAGAGATGGTTTAGCAATCTATTTATATCGAGTAGAGCTGGCTGGTTATTATCATGGTCTTGCTTTCAAGATCAGGCAATCTATTTATATCGAGTAGAGCTGGCTGGTTATTATCATGGTCTTGCTTTCAAGATCAGGTAAAAAGGGAGAAAAGTGTTGATTCAAGTGTATAGAACAAATGGGAAGAACCTCTCAAGATTCCCCCACCCCCCTCCTTTTGCCAAATGACAAGCAGCTCCAGTTTTGCATGAAATATTTGTtctaaaaacttgaaatttgcaACTTATGACTCAGGCCTGACACTTGTAAAGCCACACAACTGAAGCGCCAAATCTGGACATCAATGCTGAACATCAACATCTCAAGGGTGCTTTCAAGACTGCTAGGCTTGATCAATGACCAAGATCCTATTTGGAATAAATGAGAGCTGGAGAGTACCTACGGGCTAATGTCcaaaatatttacaattttGGAAATGTTAGTTTGTGCCATGGGTTGCTGGAACCAGAAACGCAAAAGCTATGCGAAACCAACAAAATATCAGAAATTTTTTACTAAGATCAACCTACTGCATAAGATCATTTCAGAGATCAGGAGAGCAAAAGCAACAGATTTTTTGGGAAGCAATGGCATCGAACATCATGTTAGAAGAAGacgaaggaaaataaaaaaaggaaaatccgCCAGAATCATTTGCCCTCCTGCAGTTTATCTAGGTTGTCAGCAGTCCCTCCCAACCACTCCTCTAGCTTGGCTTCCTTATCAGCCTTGAAGTCATCGAAGTTCTCTGTTAACAACAATATATTATGACGTGGCAAGTTCACACCAAATTGATCCTCTTCTTCATCTAATTGTTGTCCACCAGCAGTCGGACTTGACAAGGGCAATTCATCAGCTTCCACATCAGGCAGAGACGAGCCAGTGCTAGTGACCGATTGTGATGAAGTAGGACAAGACAGTAGTTTTTCTGCCTGGTTTGTGGTTGATTCTTTCGAATCAAGTGGTGGCCACTTGAAATTGCTTGCCTTTTCTTTGGCAGTCTTAAATACAGTTGAAAAGTAATTGCTCGTCCTTTTGCCATCCTTCTCGGCATCATCTCCATTACGACCCCAAGTGCCAAGTCCCAGTGAGCTGGTTCTTCCCATCTGAAAACCTGAAACTGGGCTATTAATTAATCCTCTTCTTGGTTGTTTAGCTGACATTGTTGCTAAAGATTTCCTGATGTCTCTAATCATCTCATCAGCAACAGGGAAACCACATTCTTTCATTGACTTCACCATGGTGATACAATCCTCCAAGTCTTCAGTGTGCAGATTTGTTGCACGTGACTTCTCCACAACATTATTCTTGAGCCTAATGACATTCGGAATTGCATTTTGAGCATGCTGCTGAACATAGAAGAGCCCTACTGAGGGTTCATTTGCCACGTACTTAATCATCTCAGCCAAGCTTTCAGTTATCTCCACAAAGCCATCGACCGTGGAGAATCCATGCATCTTGTCAAAGGCCAATGGCAGCTCATCACTGGTTTTGTCAAAAATTACAAATCCAAGTGCTATTCAATGTGGAGAAACAAAGAATTCGAGTGGGATCTACTAATacaaattatacaataataGCAAATCGTTCTCTAACATATTCTTTGACCATCGAAGATCAATTTCCCAATTGCTTTCCCCCTCccttcacttaatttttttccatccCATCTAACAACTactttatcaaataatttactTATTTCAGCAGAGTTGATGTTTTCCCTGCATTCAATTGCATATTACAGTTCATTTTcagttgagaaaataaaatcccaTGATTATCTCACTGAACAGTTTCCAGACAACATTTTCTAGGAAACAGTGCACAAACAATAAGAAAATCGAAATTAAACCAAATATCAGGCATTTAAATCCTAGCCCACTTAAGAAAATCACCACAAAAGAAGCAAAACTCAGTTCTCATAACATCGAAGTATAACACATcgcaaaaaaaaggaagaaggaaaaTCACTTACAGGAAGACCTAGAAAgcgaaaaacaattacaatttcAGGTACTTGCTAGGTGAAGCTCAATCTTTCCAACTTTTCTTGTAGATTCAGAGATGATTTAGGCCAGATGGCAGCTTTGCTTAAAATATGCAGAAGATTTGAACCTTTTAGGGTTTGATTTCTTGTATGGCGTAGGTAAAAGTGGAAACAGATAATCAATCTTTCTGTTTATTACCACCGCTGACGGCATAAAGAAACAAGAGTTTTATGTTTCTTtgacaaaaacatgttaatttaatgttatttcaaaataagtatatttttaaaaaaatattttaaaataataattatcatactttcataataatatctttttaaaattaactttttttatatatgaagatTGATAATTTAAACTACTCgaaaaaatacaagattattaattaattttttttatcattataaacTCTTTTATAATTCATTgagatgataataatataattgaataccACTAGTTTATTATCTAgacaaatattaaaatgatattaaactcgtaatgaataaatatatattacaaaaataaataagatattttaattttttatttaattttacaattgaattgatttttttttttgaaacaaattCAATAGCTAGTCTGAAATTTGAGTCATATTTTGGTTATAacatttcaaacaaataaattgaGCTAGCAATTACAAGATTTGAATGCTATTATATCGtacttaaaaaaagttttagagTTAATTGCATTTGGTTTCTTgagttattaatttgatttgaatccaaaaaaaatacgAGAAAAAGTCCTCTAAATGCAAAAATTCAAGCGTGGTTGAAATGTATAAAatgagaaatccaaaaaaaaaaaaaaaaactagaaatgcAAGCTTACCCCAAAAATTTCGTGACCAttacaaaaggaaaacaaattagtggatgatatttttttcccctaCGAGTATCTCTCCAGCTATATGTTAGTTAgcgctttaattttttatatagtaccACGCAAAGGAGAAAAGCATGGTCgttaaaacttataaaattatctgattttatgagtcaaaatatataaatagtataaaatcaggattaaaatttaaaaattagtaaaattaatcaaacccGATACTTAAAAACGGGTCAACTcggaaaaaacattaaaaacgtAACGTTTTTACAAGTTAACCAAAACTTTCAACAAATGCAGGATTTTGAAATGCCCTCTGTCCTCTGACTCAGCACAACAGTCTCTTTCTTCCATCCTCTTGAAACGCTCTCTCTCCCGATCGAAAGACCTCCTACAGTCCTATCGATTCCGCTCTCTCCAAATTCATCTCCTCAGTGGCTTAGTCTTTCCTCCTCATTTCATCGACTTTGATTTTCGTGATTTCTTACCCAATCGATTTCATCAggtatatttctaaaatatcgtgtttattttagtttttttttgtgtgtttaatttttgtcgATTATTATGCgttatccttaattttttcttatcgAAACTGGAGTGGAGCCTTTAtattttacatcattttttcttgttctgtttctgtttttctgtttttatatttttttcctgcttctatttttttcctacttttattttttgatcagtatttagaaaaattatattaagttataattttattttattttatttcagttcttttttcttaattaattttttttactatgcttCGATTAAGTTAAAAAACATCAGAGCTGGAAATGGAAGAGAAGTTATAACTAAATTATCACTGTTTTGAATTAATAGCCTCTGTTTTTAGAAGTGCTTCTATTGAATGAATATAagtatataaccatatttcactTGATAGTTCTTGAACTGtgaattaaaaccaaaaaaaggtGTGAATGGAAGAATATTTGAATACGGGAATGGAGCTTGAATTAAGAATGAGTGTGGAAAAGAGGGAGGACTTGTACAGGTGGGAGGAGTTATGGCACATATTCATTCTCAAGGGTCGGTTGTGTTCGGGTAACCATCGCTGCTGGTGCTTTCGTTTCCCTATTAGTTTAGCAATATGCTTAATATAGAATAAAATACCAGTTTTCTGTGTTGATAAGataacgttttttttttgttcaatctaTGCATCTATGCTTAATATAGAATAAAATACAGTGCTTTGTGATTCAGAAAAGCTATTGTTATATGTAATTACACAACTAAACAATAACTTAAGATATTTCTTATTCATTGTGTTTATGAAttatatcttataatttttttgtgttgggGTTTAGATGGGTGttagtaaattaaattaaattaaattttttagggtttgaaaATGTGAAAGTAATTAATtcacttttataatttttttatgtataaaaaacaatacccCCTAAAATTCTTAGTTCTGCCCAAGGTTATTAAAAACacgttttgactcgtaaaagcgtacgattttacgagtcaaaacatataaaacatgtGAAATCAGGTTAAAAACCTGAAAACCAGTAAAATTGAATCAAACTCGGTCAAACTTGTACAAAATCGGTCCAACTCGTTAAAATCTGTAAAACCGACCGATTGCACGAGtttgcttaaaaaattaaaagtcttCTGACTCTGCTCCCTGCTGACTCCACTCCATCTCCTGATTTCATTGCGCCCGACACCGACACTCCACCCACCCTTTTCTCCTTTCCCTTTTCCCCTTTCCTGGTTTCCCCAAATCTCAAATTCTCAAAATCTCAAGTCTCAGCCCTAACAAATTAATATCAGCATTCAGCACATTCAGGAGCGTAGAATCTCAAGTCTCGACTCTCCACTCACCAGCAGCGCAAATATATAACCAGGTTTGCTTGTTAGATTCTCATCTTTTCTGTCATGTTTTATTATGCAGAAGAGGGCATGTCTTTTTTCTGGCTGTATACagtgtttttgttgttaatggTCATATGACTCCTATCATTTGTAAAACATCACGCCAGCATCTCTGGCAAATacagtgttgttgttgttgttaatcgTCTCTATCTGTTGTTTTATATGacaaataatcttaaaaaaatcccATTAGTAACTTGCGTTCTGCTATATTACATTATCCCTTTCCATTGAATTATCTGTTTAGCACAAAGTTTGTACAAAGGAGGAAAATTAGGAATATGAAAAAGTTATGTAATTTAGCAGTGGTACTGCAGTGCTCATAAGATTTTAATCTTTCATTGCTAGACGCTTCAAGTTCTCTCAGTTCATCCAAAACCATCTGCCTATTTCTGCACTCTATGCTACAAAAGCCTTGATCAACCCTGCAATCACATATATTCAACAACAGTTTTTAGAAATCTTGCATGAAagatttaattacaaaatacaatCTCATATGAAACTAGTCCAGCTGACATGgctatctaattaattagtataTACCTTCTTAATCAGGGTTATGTAATTTAGCAGAAAGGTAGAAAGATTCCAAAATAAGCTTTTAGCAGCTGGATGCATGGATCCCTTTTTATAGCTGACACTGATAAGATGATCACCAGGATAACTGGATAACATAGCATAGCATAGCAAAAGCAATAGCTTTTAGTTTGCGTGTTCAAGTTGAGCTCCTGCTGCTGCTGACCTAGAATCAAaccagtgtgtgtgtgttttgacTAGCTAGGGTTGTCTTCTCTATAAGCATATAAGCATATTTTCCCCCCAGATTAGAACACCCTTCCATCTTAAGGCTTCTTAGGCAATGTTTATTAGCAACAAAACGACCCAGTTCATCACTGCATAGAAAAATCAGAAATTTGATCCAATTAGCAGTCATTTCTCAACAGTCTTTCAtcacataaaatttaattgggcGAGGTGAGGAACAAGAAATTATATGATGCAGACCCTAGCCAGCAAATATGCTATTTGAAAAACTGGGAAACAGAACAAAGATACTGATTATATTCCTAAACAATCAGAGGGTCCCATTTTATCAGTTGTTTCATGCTTATATTTCGTTGTTGTTTAGCTATGTGTTTCATGCAAAACCGTCACACACTTTCAGGACTAAACTTCTATTGAAAATTACTGAACAATTAGAACTATGATGTTAGGCAGTTTGTGATGTGCGGCTTTACATAATTATATCAACAGGTAAAAcaaaatgttattaattaagAGCATCTTTCTATCCAATCCACTTGCTATCCAATCCACTTGGACTTGTTCATCTTTAGAATCTGAATAAAGACCGGTGACCTGGAAAGAAACGAAAACAATTTTAACCCACATGACTGGATCTTGCAATTtagttaaatttcatttttattttaattgtgttatattattatatattacttGACTGGATCTtgcaaattaatcaaaatattttacttgtgattttacgattttggttaaaatattttacttacgattttacgattcgagtttacgatctgagtttatattgtatgttccgtgtcgtgtcaaaaaagcgtttttgacaaccttgtaGGAAATAATAGCAGTGTTTGATTTTGACTGTGTCAGAGAAAATTGCATGATAGTtgactgatttttttcttttccttttattaatatCTATCTGTTTTAGGGATTGAGTCTTTATCAAgagccaaaagaaaaacaaagggcCTTGCTGGGATGAGCAACGTGTCAAACTGTTGTTAAAGCAAAAGGATTAAGATTGGAATTTTTTATGGGTTGCCCATTCCTCCTGACAAAGCAGTAAGTcgtttattcttttatttatttcgtGGTGTTTTTGTAGAAGTAAGTATAATGCAAGTGTTTTACCATGTTTATTGACAAATGACAACTTTTCTTCGGTTGGAGTTTTGGTTTGTAGGTAGATTTCATATTTACAATCCAAGAAAAAGCCCACTCCAGGCAAAGTATTTATTTCTCGAGACCAATaggcaaaagcaaaaaaaaaaaaaaaaacactaacaacaGCTAGGAAGTCAAAAAAATGGGGAAGAAGCAAAAACGCAACAGTGACAGTGACgaagatgaaatattttaccACCGCTACTCCTCCGCCACCACATCATCACAACACCCACCTTCCTCCACCAAACCCCACGGCGGATCCGGCGGTTTAGCACCATCAAAATCAACCCTGTACGTATCCAATTTGGACTTCTCCCTTACAAACTCAGACCTCCACACACTCTTCTCCACCTTCGGCAAAGTAGCACGTGTAACTGTCTTAAAAGACCGAACAACACGGAAATCGCGCGGTGTCGCATTCATCCAATTCGTATCTCGCAGCGACGCGGTCACCGCCGTTGAACAGATGGACAAGAAGATTCTCAATGGGAGAACTCTGTCGGCGTCGATTGCGGCAGATAATGGTAGAGCGACGGAGTTTATTAAGAAGAGGGTTTATAAGGATAAGAGTAAGTGTTATGAGTGTGGAGAAGATGGACATTTGAGTTATGAGTGTCCGAGGAATCGATTGGGGATTAGAGAGAGGCCTGTGGTGAAGAGAGGGAGGGGAGGcggtggtggaggaggtggcGGCGGCGGAAGGGGCGGGGGAGAttgggaggaggaggaagaagagggcGAGTTTGAGGAGGAGAAGTGGGCTGCGGCGGTGGATGGAGGGGTGGAGGAGAGGTTGTTGAAGGGGGGAGAGGTGGAGAAAAAGAAGGTGAAGGTTAAGAAAGCTAGTTACTTCAGTGATGAGAGTGATGAAGAGGAGTGATTTCTGGGATTCTTTTTGGAGGTAATGttgattttcttgttattaAAGTATGAGTTTTGATCATGTTGGTGAAAAAATTTGGAATAAGTTTTGAGTTTCTAAGATTTgtctatatatttttgatgtgatGTTTAGTGAATGTGTTGCTCTTCCTTCTGGTCATTAGGGCCTGTTTTGGTTTGCTTGAGTTTGCATTTAAGTTGGTTGTACAGTTCCTATGATGATTGGcatgttttgctttgtttgagTTTGGGTTTTTCAgttatgttaatttgttttaatggaAGATTGGGTGTTTGTTGGATTGTGTAATTGATTTGATGTTTGATTAATATGTAATCttcctgtttttttgtttcagttaCCATGTTTTGGTGAGGGAGGGAAGGAGGTTATAGCATGTTATTACTGATACTGGAGATTATCTTCTTAGAGTTTAAAAAGAACACTGGCTAGTGTTAGTGAAAAACAGAGGATTCAATTTGATCATCTGTGATTGATATGGCATTTGTTGCgtcttaggtttttttgttatgactTGTGGATGACAGTTGTGTTCTGTTTTTTTGATGGAGGAGCATCTTTATGCTGGTTAGTGTTACTGAAACTATTTTTGAGATTGATGTTCTTGGATTGTGAGGGAAATGCTGGTGAATCAGCTGTGACATTTGCTCATCTGATATTCCATGGATAGATGTTCATTTTGATAACATTAGCTTCCAAGACATTTAGCAAGCAGGGAGAAAAAGTTTCCCCCTGTTTTTGTGACTGAATTGATGGTTTCTGCTCTTTGCTTAGAGCTTTCTACCAACTTTCTTGTCTGGCGAGAGGTTGGGGGTGGTTCGTTCTTGCTGCAAAGTTAGAAGAGCTGAAGCCCAGAGAGGAAACCAAGAAATATGTACTTGTCACGTTAAACATGAGAATTGACTGTGAGATAGaagtaaatttgtttttttactcttttatttttgtcaagaaATATGTATTTGTAACACATGGAGTGCGAAGATCAGTATAAAGACTTCCTAGATTTTTTCACCAGTGCCCACGACCTTTTGTTGCTTGTACAgagcttgaaaatattttatagcaaTTGCAGCTACTTGCATGGTTCAGGAAAATATTCCTTTGGAAGTGAAGTAAATATGTATCGTTTGTTGAGTCATTAGCATTTGCATTTAGAGGAACAAACTTTGAATCTTCGTCATTTAACTCACTGGGAATTCCTGCGTGGGACAAGCGAAGAACTTTCATTCAAACGTTACTATGAAGATGTAAACCTGAACTGTGTTGGGCTTGTATGATATGCACAAGATGCCTTCGCATATTCGAGATATCAATAATCTTCTATGAAGATTTAAAGAGCTGGGAAGGTATCTTGGGCTGGCCTTTGTAGTCATTTATCTGGGCTCTAATATGGGCTGTGTTCCTGGTGAGTGGGAGATTATTATCCTACCAGGCTTTGTTGAGTTCGGCCTCTCTCAAATAAACCCAATTTACTTTTGAAATATCTACCGCAGAACTTGGCTGTCGTCAGCATTGCACCCGTTTGTGCAACCTGTCTAGAGGATTTGTAATCTGGGCCACACATATACAGGGAGAGTTCAAATGCTCTGAACCGTACAAACATGCACACAGTATTTGTAACTGCTTTTGAGCATGCGAATCATGCTCTTGTGTGAAAATTGTGAAGTTAGTTTGTCTTGTTCCTTTGGAGTTTAGAGAGTCTATAAATATCCGGTGGTTGGTTCGAGACAAAGCCTGTGGTAAAGGCAAAGCCTGTTGAAGCCTCAAAGTCAAGAGTGTGTTGTGTGTGAAAATTGGAGGGAACTAAAGAGATGTCACTGTTTGTTTTGGTGCCgatttttgtttagtttcttttaCTTGATTCTTCTCCAACATGCAACTAAACGAATATCATGTCTTGGCCGAATGTGAGGATTGGAGGGAATtaaacaagattgctttgttctCTTTTTACTGTTTAATTTCCTCCAATATCTCATGTCTGACCACCTCTTCATTTATAATTCTCGGATATGTTTTCATCTATGGTTCTTGGATGCgatcttgtttctttttcagTGTGTGAGGATTGGATTAAACTGAACAGATTAAAATTGTTCCATgctttttgtttggtttcataaaaaatttcctACCCTGCCTCATGCACAACCTAGGTTGCAAAGACTTTGGGATTTATGGTAGCTGAGACTCGTttagaatacttttttttttttatcaaagctTTTGACCAACTCTCTTATTTGGCAGGTCAGAGGCGATCGTTTTTCAGATCAATAGTCGTTAGCATTCCGAGAGGAGCCACCTTGGCTGCAGCCAGAATTGTGAAGAGTGTATATCTTGTCGAAGCTC includes:
- the LOC7463453 gene encoding uncharacterized protein LOC7463453 codes for the protein MHGFSTVDGFVEITESLAEMIKYVANEPSVGLFYVQQHAQNAIPNVIRLKNNVVEKSRATNLHTEDLEDCITMVKSMKECGFPVADEMIRDIRKSLATMSAKQPRRGLINSPVSGFQMGRTSSLGLGTWGRNGDDAEKDGKRTSNYFSTVFKTAKEKASNFKWPPLDSKESTTNQAEKLLSCPTSSQSVTSTGSSLPDVEADELPLSSPTAGGQQLDEEEDQFGVNLPRHNILLLTENFDDFKADKEAKLEEWLGGTADNLDKLQEGK
- the LOC7463454 gene encoding U11/U12 small nuclear ribonucleoprotein 31 kDa protein codes for the protein MGKKQKRNSDSDEDEIFYHRYSSATTSSQHPPSSTKPHGGSGGLAPSKSTLYVSNLDFSLTNSDLHTLFSTFGKVARVTVLKDRTTRKSRGVAFIQFVSRSDAVTAVEQMDKKILNGRTLSASIAADNGRATEFIKKRVYKDKSKCYECGEDGHLSYECPRNRLGIRERPVVKRGRGGGGGGGGGGGRGGGDWEEEEEEGEFEEEKWAAAVDGGVEERLLKGGEVEKKKVKVKKASYFSDESDEEE